From Jeotgalibaca dankookensis, one genomic window encodes:
- a CDS encoding lipoate--protein ligase, whose translation MYFVDNQGHLDPSVNIALETFLLKEKKLDEPILYFYINEPSIIIGRNQNTIEEINQEYVEAHNIHVVRRMSGGGAVYHDLGNFSFCFITDDDGNSFRDFAKFTEPVISFLHSVGVKDAALKGRNDLTIGDKKFSGNAMYATNGRMTAHGTILLDSDLDAITGALKPRKDKIASKGIKSIRSRVTNIKPFLDEEYKDLTTEEFRDLMLLYIFDVEKREDVKEYHLTDADWKRVYEIREEYFGNWDWNYGKSPNYAIETRRRFPIGAIDFAFNVSGGKITEAKIYGDFFGLGEIKDVEEALVGTKYTKEALIEKFDSLDLKKYFGNITSEELVTALFSE comes from the coding sequence ATGTATTTTGTTGATAATCAAGGCCATTTAGATCCAAGTGTTAATATTGCTTTAGAAACATTTTTATTAAAAGAAAAAAAACTTGATGAGCCAATTCTATATTTTTATATTAATGAACCATCTATTATCATTGGTCGAAATCAGAATACGATTGAAGAAATTAATCAGGAATATGTAGAAGCTCATAATATCCATGTTGTACGTCGCATGTCGGGTGGGGGAGCAGTTTACCATGATCTCGGTAACTTTTCATTCTGTTTTATTACGGATGATGATGGTAATTCATTCCGTGACTTTGCTAAATTTACTGAACCTGTAATTTCTTTCTTACACAGTGTAGGGGTAAAGGATGCTGCATTGAAAGGTCGCAATGACTTAACCATCGGTGATAAGAAGTTTTCTGGCAATGCCATGTATGCAACGAATGGTCGAATGACCGCTCATGGAACAATCTTGCTTGATTCTGATTTAGATGCTATTACAGGAGCTTTAAAACCTCGTAAGGACAAGATTGCCTCAAAGGGAATCAAATCAATTCGTAGTCGTGTTACCAATATAAAACCTTTCTTAGATGAAGAGTATAAAGATTTAACGACTGAAGAGTTCCGTGATTTAATGTTATTATATATCTTTGACGTAGAAAAACGTGAAGACGTGAAAGAATATCATTTGACAGATGCAGATTGGAAACGTGTTTATGAGATACGCGAAGAATATTTCGGCAATTGGGATTGGAATTATGGTAAGTCTCCTAATTATGCAATCGAAACCCGTCGTCGTTTCCCTATCGGCGCCATTGACTTTGCCTTTAATGTAAGTGGTGGAAAAATTACTGAAGCAAAAATATACGGTGATTTCTTTGGGTTAGGAGAAATAAAAGACGTTGAAGAAGCGCTCGTCGGTACAAAATATACGAAAGAAGCACTGATTGAGAAATTTGATAGTCTCGATTTGAAAAAATACTTCGGCAATATTACCAGTGAAGAGTTAGTAACAGCTTTGTTTTCCGAATAA
- the trpS gene encoding tryptophan--tRNA ligase: protein MKKKVFSGAQPSGMLTIGNYIGAIKNFVALQDEYDATYCIVNQHAITVPQDPEELKMRTRGLAALYVACGVDPNKSTIFVQSEVPAHAQAAWIVQCNTYIGELERMTQYKDKSAKQDAVSAGLLTYPPLMVADIILYDADLVPVGEDQKQHLELTRDFVQRFNNRYHADLVMPEPLIPKAGGRIMSLQDPTKKMSKSDTNQKGFISMLDEPKQIRKKIKSAKTDSSGVIEFDQENKPGISNLLTIFANFSGKSIPQLEEEFADSGYGDFKERLADAVIAVLEPIQERYYKLMASEELDYILDQGAKRANDYANGTLKRMENAIGLNR, encoded by the coding sequence TTGAAGAAAAAAGTTTTTTCGGGTGCCCAACCGAGTGGTATGTTAACGATTGGTAACTACATAGGTGCAATTAAAAATTTTGTAGCTTTGCAAGATGAATATGATGCCACTTATTGTATTGTTAATCAGCACGCTATCACGGTTCCCCAGGATCCAGAAGAGTTAAAAATGCGTACGCGTGGCTTAGCAGCTCTCTATGTTGCTTGCGGAGTCGACCCGAATAAATCAACAATCTTTGTCCAATCAGAAGTGCCTGCTCACGCACAAGCAGCTTGGATTGTACAATGCAATACCTATATTGGCGAACTGGAACGAATGACCCAGTATAAAGATAAATCTGCAAAGCAAGATGCTGTGTCTGCCGGTTTATTAACGTATCCTCCTCTTATGGTAGCAGATATTATTCTTTATGATGCTGATTTGGTTCCTGTAGGGGAAGATCAAAAACAACATTTAGAACTAACGCGTGACTTTGTGCAGCGGTTTAATAATCGCTATCATGCCGACTTGGTTATGCCAGAGCCGCTTATTCCTAAAGCCGGCGGACGCATTATGAGTTTACAGGATCCAACTAAAAAAATGAGTAAGTCAGATACAAATCAAAAAGGGTTTATTTCTATGCTAGATGAACCTAAACAGATTCGTAAAAAAATTAAAAGTGCGAAAACAGATTCAAGTGGTGTGATTGAATTTGATCAAGAGAATAAACCAGGTATTTCCAACTTACTAACAATTTTCGCGAATTTTAGCGGAAAATCAATCCCACAGCTCGAAGAAGAATTTGCTGATAGTGGTTATGGTGATTTCAAGGAAAGGCTAGCAGATGCTGTTATCGCTGTTCTTGAACCCATTCAAGAACGTTATTATAAATTAATGGCATCAGAAGAGTTAGACTACATCTTAGATCAAGGCGCTAAACGTGCTAACGATTATGCTAACGGAACTTTAAAGCGTATGGAAAATGCTATTGGTTTGAATCGTTAA
- the spxA gene encoding transcriptional regulator SpxA has product MVTLYTSPSCTSCRKARAWLEENNIPYTERNIFSEALSEIEIKDILKMTEEGTEEIISTRSKAFQEMNVDLDEIPLNNLFKLIQDNPGLLRRPIILDEKRLQVGYNEDEIRRFLPREVRAMELKKAQALANFY; this is encoded by the coding sequence ATGGTTACTCTTTATACTTCACCTAGTTGTACTTCTTGCCGTAAAGCACGAGCATGGTTAGAAGAGAATAATATTCCATATACAGAACGTAATATTTTCTCGGAAGCATTATCTGAAATTGAAATTAAGGATATCCTTAAGATGACAGAAGAAGGTACAGAAGAAATTATCTCAACTCGTTCAAAAGCATTCCAAGAAATGAATGTGGACCTTGATGAAATTCCGTTGAACAACTTGTTTAAGCTTATCCAAGACAACCCAGGTTTACTTCGTCGTCCAATTATTCTCGATGAAAAACGCTTGCAAGTGGGCTACAACGAAGACGAAATTCGCCGCTTCTTACCAAGAGAAGTACGTGCAATGGAACTTAAAAAAGCTCAAGCTTTGGCAAACTTTTACTAA
- a CDS encoding BMC domain-containing protein: protein MKIKDRKIFESVPGKQVTLAHIIANPDKRIFDKLGLQNEYHQAIGIMTITPSEVSIIAVDIAKKTAAIKIGFVDRFSGSVFILGDIASVEMSMQEAINYLQYKMGFSITKITRT from the coding sequence ATGAAAATCAAAGATAGAAAAATATTCGAATCTGTCCCTGGAAAACAAGTGACTTTAGCCCATATCATTGCAAATCCAGATAAACGAATTTTTGACAAATTAGGCTTGCAAAATGAATATCACCAAGCAATAGGTATTATGACTATTACACCAAGCGAAGTCTCGATTATTGCAGTAGATATTGCCAAAAAAACTGCTGCAATAAAAATTGGTTTTGTCGATCGGTTTAGTGGTTCTGTTTTTATATTGGGTGATATTGCTTCAGTAGAGATGTCTATGCAAGAAGCGATAAATTATCTACAGTACAAAATGGGCTTTAGTATTACAAAAATAACCCGTACTTAA
- a CDS encoding EutP/PduV family microcompartment system protein: MKKIMFIGSIGCGKTTLCQRIIGDKLQYSKTQAVEFYPKMIDTPGEFIQHRRFYNALQMMAVEAEMIALVSNCQEEEQIFSPNFAQNFMKPSIGIITKIDLCQDEDQLKNAEKRLRLAGVNKIFKVSAFKNYGMEELRDYLNKEVN; encoded by the coding sequence TTGAAAAAAATTATGTTTATTGGCTCAATTGGCTGTGGGAAAACAACGCTTTGTCAAAGAATTATTGGCGATAAACTCCAGTATAGTAAGACGCAAGCGGTAGAATTTTATCCTAAAATGATTGATACTCCAGGAGAATTTATTCAGCATAGGAGATTCTATAATGCTTTACAAATGATGGCGGTAGAAGCTGAAATGATTGCGTTAGTATCTAATTGTCAAGAAGAGGAACAAATTTTCTCACCAAATTTTGCCCAAAACTTTATGAAACCTTCCATCGGAATTATAACTAAAATAGATTTATGTCAAGATGAAGATCAATTAAAAAATGCCGAGAAAAGGCTGCGGCTCGCGGGAGTAAATAAAATATTTAAAGTTTCTGCGTTTAAAAACTATGGTATGGAAGAATTAAGGGATTATCTAAATAAGGAGGTAAATTAA
- a CDS encoding cob(I)yrinic acid a,c-diamide adenosyltransferase, translated as MQIYTRTGDKGYTSVIGGMKLAKDADRVKAYGTVDELNSIVGIAASTDGISSELKEELMTIQQYLFDCGNDLATPHGKNPYRVDENLTLWLESRIDEYAGIPPTVESFILPGGTKLASLLHFARTVARRAEREIVSFQWTNDMNSEVMRFINRLSDYFFAVARVVNSQDGVKDVLYERSGRVFHTEITKADLKD; from the coding sequence ATGCAAATCTATACAAGAACCGGCGATAAGGGGTATACAAGTGTTATCGGAGGAATGAAACTAGCAAAAGATGCAGACCGTGTAAAAGCATACGGAACTGTGGATGAATTGAATAGTATCGTAGGTATTGCAGCGAGCACTGACGGAATATCTTCTGAACTAAAAGAAGAATTAATGACTATTCAGCAATATTTATTCGATTGTGGCAATGACTTAGCTACTCCTCATGGTAAGAATCCTTATCGTGTAGATGAAAATCTAACTCTATGGCTGGAAAGTAGAATTGATGAGTATGCAGGAATACCTCCAACTGTTGAGTCCTTTATTTTACCAGGGGGAACAAAACTAGCTAGCTTGCTTCACTTTGCTCGAACAGTCGCTCGAAGAGCAGAACGAGAAATTGTTAGTTTCCAATGGACAAATGATATGAATAGTGAAGTTATGAGATTTATTAATCGTCTTTCCGATTATTTTTTTGCTGTTGCGAGAGTTGTAAACTCTCAAGACGGAGTAAAAGATGTTTTGTATGAAAGAAGCGGACGTGTTTTCCACACAGAAATTACAAAAGCAGATTTAAAAGATTAA